The Anomalospiza imberbis isolate Cuckoo-Finch-1a 21T00152 chromosome 2, ASM3175350v1, whole genome shotgun sequence nucleotide sequence CCAAAACCAAAAAGTAGCTATGGAAACTGCAGGTACACAAAACATATGTGATCTCCCACATCCATTGCTATTATTCATACTGGAGATCATTGAGAGAGACATTAATGGTTAATGGCTCAAATATTTTGCCACTTGCAGAGGCAACAGGGTGCTATGCTGGGACAGGGATTGCACCCACCAAGGAGAGGAGATGAGTTTTGGGGTATTTGGTGGCAAAACCTCTGATCCAAATTAGACAGAGGGGGACAACACCCACCACCGGAGATTCTGGGGTTTGAGCCAGATAAGACAGAAGGCCAGATAAGAAGCAGGCCCTGCAGAGGGGGATGGTGTTTTTTATCATGCCAATTATCCTCCCTTTCACCTCTGACTTAGGTGTAAAACCCCCCACCTTGGGGAAGGTCACATTTACACGTAGGCCTGGAGGTATTTATCTCTTCTGATGGGGCATAACTGGCTCAGCTACATGAGATGCAGCTGTCCTATCTTAGAAGGTGTCATAAACTATCAAAGACCCCCCGCCAAATCACCCCAAGAGTCATTCTCTAGTCCTTCCACCTAAGGACTCCATGTGATCCACAGTGTTGCAGCAGAGCCTGAGGGTGCTGCAGAAGACAGGGTAAAACTGAGTGCTGGCACCAGTAAAACAGATAAAGCTTGTAGCAATGGTGAGAGCTGAAATGCACATTGGATCAACAGGAATTCCACGGAGCTGTGGTATCTTCTCATATTGTTATAGACCAGGCCTCTTCACACTACTCCATAAACGATGCTGTCTTGAACATGATCCTAAGGGAATATCCCAGGTATGTCTGGTGCCTCTATCTTACAGCTCGTTTAAGCAAATCAGCATCTACATTACAAGTTAAAATGAACCTTGAGGTCTTGCCTTTAGGAATAGCACAGCTAATTTAGGGAGACAAGAAGGGCAATGTAATGCTGTGCACTGACCAGCACATTGACTCCTAGCAACCTTTACCAGAACATGGGCGGGAACTTCCAAGATTTGCTGTGGgaactttgaaaaaaacaaacaagggtGATAACTTCTCAGAGATTTCACTGCCATTGCCACTAGTTGTGCAAGTAAGTGAATAAGAGAACTACTGTAGGCTAGAAATTTCCAGGATGATACAGTTCGTGGTGCAATCATTGCCTACATTGCTACACACAGCATTTGCTGTGTGTCATTGCTAAGATTCTCAACTTTTCACTGTAATTAAATATCCCAGTAGAGGGAAAAGGAGCAAGTTCTTAACTTGTAAGTTGTTTTCATACTGCCAGCAACAGCAGAGTCTCTGTAAACACAACACACTGGCACCTGTCTCCTGTTTTCTCATCTAAGCACAGGACACGAACAAAGTCACTTCTTAAAAGCTGgcttggagaaaaggaagccCGGACTCCATATTTTgtcataatttttaatatttccttgGAACAAAAGAAGCATAAGGCTAGGGCCAAAATTGCTTTCAGTTGCAAACAAACAGCTTGCAGGTGTGGGCAGAGTTTAGCCTAAAATAACTGGaggcaaaagaaggaaaaaagcagcttaaaaatgtGATGTCAGCAGGAGAAAATAGACTCTGTGGGGCACTGGTTTTCTAAAGCCTTGTTCTGTAATCAACACAGCTCATTACTGTAGCTGCAAGCAACGCTGCAAATGGCATTTGGATGAACACATTTTGTCTTTCCACCACGCTTGCTAGTTAACAAATTGTCTGCCCAAATTGCTGAACCATGAGTATTGTGTcaaagaagaggaaagcagcagaTTCCCTTTGTCAGGGTGGACAGGCTGTACCAAACTCTCAGTCACTGATTTCCAACCTTCTTCTGTTTAGACCCCTAGGAATTCTGCTGTGGAGGTACAGGACTTTGTATAGATGCCTCTTCCCCCTGCAGTGATAATcatattgctttctttttcctcacagTCTACAGTGTACACCTGAGCCTGAGGTCTGCAGACCACAGTTTGGAATTTGGTTTCCCAAGCAAAGACTTCACTTcgttctttttttaaaaaaagtcacTTTCTTGTGATATCTCAATTCATTCTATAAATATTAGTAATGTTATTTTTGCAATGCATGGGACAGTCCATCCTGCAGTCGGGATCACAGAAGGAAGTGACCACATATCTGAGATCAGCCAGCAGCATGTGACTACACAGCACACTGTAAAGCGCGTCACAAGTTCTGGGTCCCATCTCAATTCACTTTGGAGTCTCATCATGGGATTAAGGCAGTAGTACTTCTATCTCAGttgaggaggagaaagaaatgagaaacaGAACAGGGTCATTAATGATATCCCAAAGGTAATGGGAAAAGAGGATGGACTTTAGGGTTTTGAATATCTTTTATTTAATATGTAATTTTTGTGGCTGCCCAGGGGAACTATGGAGTCTCTGTCCTCAGAGATATTCAGAACCTAACTGGACCCAGACTGCTCTGGGTGGCCTTGTTAGAGGTTGGACAAGATGGTCTctggggtcccttccaactgcaGCCAATATGTGATTTATGGttctgaaatttaaatattttcttccaattTTCTGAGAGAAGAATGAACTGAAAGAACAAAAGTGAAACTTAACAAAATCTTTCCCTTTATCAGCTTAATAAATTAACTTCTATTAACCTTTCTAACCACTGCCAACCTTGTTAACCTGAGCAATCCCATTATGTTGGCTGGATTTTATCAGCACCAAAGGTAATTCTTCAGGCAACCTCTGAGGTTTTCTCAGTGCAGAAATATGGGGGCAAGGAAGAAGCAGAGATGCACATTCTGGTTCTCTGTCCCTGTGGGGTCAGTATTTGGCAAAACAAACCCAGGACCTAGGACATGTGCTGGGATGTTTTATGCAAGTCATACCTGCATGGGTGAGAGGTTCCATAGAGAGATGTGTGGCAATAGATTCTGTAGCCATGCTGAACATCTGCTCatctttaaaagaaagacaGGACAAGGGTTTAAATGGAACCTTCACACGATGCAGGTTAGTCTGTACAAAATTATGTTTCTGTTTGTTGGGCTGGGTTTTAGGAGTCCCGGGCCTCGGGCTCTTTGGCTGTATCCATGAACTGACTCATCACTGCTTCTATCATTTCAGGCCCTTTGTTGCCCAGTGCAATTTTCAGCATCAAGTTACGCACCAAGTTATGCAGAGGATACCCAAAAGCAGAACTGGCTAAAAGCACGGGCAAACTAGGCAAATGGCTTACTTAGAGCTTACTGGGGAACAGCTGATTCCCTCTTCTCTCATGTTACCTGTCCATGCTTTCCCAAAATTTCACAGAATACTGCTAGCCCtactcctccctccctctgcttGTGCTGCAAgatttaattttgcatttcctGGGGAATGAAACTCAGTTATGCCTGACTGCTGAGAATCACAGAGCTAACTCTGGATACAGGCTGGGCCAGTTCAGAAATGGGTCTGCTCAGCATCAGGTCTGGCCCAGGGAGGAGAAGGACCATGTAcccagggacaggagagggGGAAGGACACAGCCTGAAACAGGACCTTTCAGTAGTGGTTAGAACCACTCAAACTGATGTTTAGCTTCACCTCTGGACCCATGCTCTTATCTACCTGGAAGCACTCAGGAGTTTGATAAGGctttacaaaattatttggaGCTATTCTAAATAAAGGGCTGAGGTTCCTAGACTGTTTTAGGCAGCACTTATCATGGAAGTGCAAGGCTGCAATTCCAAGATTTGATGCCTTGTTCCCTAACCCAGGTGATTCCCATACTTCAGACATCGTTAgttatttatttcagaattaTTCAGTGGCCCTTAGTCATGCTCCTCTGGGGTCTGCTCCCTTCCTGATGGGCTAGGCAGGGATTTCTCACTCACTATCTATTGCTAGCACAAGTGATTCACACTGTTAAAACACTGCTAAGTGCCAAGAACTGCCTTAATCCAATTTATGGTCTGAAATTCTCATGGCATACATTTCCCAAGTCTGAATTGTATGTGTTAGAGAGGAGACATATAccaaagaagataaaaaaacccaaacaaataaacaacagGTTGTTTAAGCTAAAACAGCCTTTGCCATCTTCTAGTCTAGCACTGGACTTTCTCAACCAGTAGAGCTATCCATGTATTACTGTGGTTGTACACAGCTCTCCATGCTACTAGATGAATCAGTTTCTATCTTGTAATGAAGTATTACATGCATTAATTTGCACAACATGTAAACATGACTTCCTATCACATGTGTCCCAGAGATTTATAGTGCAATTAGTCAGAGGAGAGTTGAAAGTGAAGCAAAAAGAACATTTACAGTCAGAAGAGGAAATGGGCAGGACAAGATGCATAAGTGAAAAGGCCTAATATTCCTTCCCCCACCTCAGACAGACACATATAAATAGTGAGAGAGTGAGTTCCCCTGCTCACTGGCCACCACTCATTTGCTGCATCTCTCTGGGACGTGCATCACCCCTGCAAGATGTGGGCAAAGGTACTGTCTTGTTTCCTTGCACTGTAAGATGCGATTCTCTATTTAAGCTTTCGTATCCTCACTCCAAATGTTGCAGTTGGTGACCATGAGACAATGGGATATGTGGTTCACCTGCTTTAAACTGCTTGTAACTGCTTCCTCAAGATAATCATCATGCTTCACCACAAGTGTGAGTGAGAACTTGTCTGTAATGGTGGGTACAATTCTGGTCACCATTGCTAGAGAAAGAGGAATGCAGTGTGAAAAACACAATGAAAATATATGAGCATAGTAGGGGTGAGTCCATATTGCAGAGGAGAGAGCAGCACAGCTTGGTTTACCTCAGCAAAATGAAGGCAAAAAGGCAATACCAACAGTCTGTGTGGATATGTGCAGGGGAGTAAAGGAAGGGGAATGAAGAGGGGAAATGAAAGGAGATCGTTTCCAAAGAGAGAGAAGATAAATATTCACTACTGCCAGTATAAAAAAGAGACTGTGTGTATAGATTGGTTGTAAATAACGTGTACCTCTGCATTGGGACATTTCTAATGGCCCAGGAAGGGAAGTTTTAGACCATTTTCTAATACAGGTACCAACAGCAGCTCACAGCCAAGAAGCAGGTTGAATTTGCATAATGGGTCATTGCTCAGtaggagaggaaaataaatatatataattccCAGATCAGCAGGATCCAGGAACAAGGAGCCACTGCTTTTCAAAGAGGCAAGATCTTGTCTTGGAGAAAAGCTGGGATTCCTGCTGAGAATGAATTCAATGGGAGCTGGGAGCTATGAGCAATATTTGCAAGGTAGTGCTGCCAACTCCTGCTTCCTACTGAGCTCCAAGCTCAGCAAGATTTGGGATAGTAAGGCTGCCAGTCAGGGAGATTAAATGTTGCCTTCTTGTGTGGTAGTGGGTGCACTGGCTTGAAATGCTACTCTCTCACTGATTTCAATACCAACAAGTAGGTGCCGTGGGAAAGACAGATGTTTTTACTCCTATTTGGGGTGGATGTGTGTTTGTGAATAGTCATTAGAGATGGAGATGAAATGGGGATGAGATAGAGATGATAGAGATAATATTGCATAGTTATAGCACCTGCAGTGCATGCTCTCAAGGGCTCAGGGAGAAAGTAGAAGAAATACAGAACAAAAAAGGATAATGATGAAAGcataagtaaaatataaataacaCAGTGACATTTCtgggaataaaaagaggaagaatTCAAACCTTGGTTTTGCTGATGCAATTCATGTAATCAGGGGTAGAAATGGCCAGTGTGCTAGACAGTAGCCcaaaaactgaaaggaaaaaaaagaggaaagaaaaaaaaaagaggaagaaaatagagtgtttattttaaatacagagaaatatctacttctttttctgtattttttcccttcccagacAGTTACAGGAAATTTTGCCAAGGTGATTCATGGTTTGAATGCAAATCAGTTAACAGATCAAGTAATTCAGAGAAGTAAGCGAATGATTCTGGATACTCTTGGAGTGGGGCTTCTGGGTACCAGCACCGAGGTCTGCCACAAAGTGGCACAGTACAGCAAGGTAAGCTGTCTGGCATTCATATAGCACACCCTAAGGTTTAGCTTCAAGAAAGCAAGGGAAAACTTGGgcaatgaaaaggaaattttacCATGGTGAAATTCTTTCAAGGATGGAAAGAGAGAAATTGTGTTCTTCCCACTGCAGACAGTGAAACTTCAGTGCTCAAATTACTTTTCACTCTGGATGGCCAAAAGTCTGTGTATCAGTCTGTATGCTAAGATCCCCCTCTACAAACAGCCAACTAAGAacctcttcctttctttcaccTATGATATCTTATTAAAAACATCGACAAAGTAAGCATCACTTATCACCAGCCTTTCAAATCAAGGAACTGTTAAAGAGATGGGGGGTTAGCAGTGCGTTACTTGCAGTAAAACATAATTGTCTGAAGTGCACTAGCCATTAGCTTCTCCTCTAGTCTTGCTCTCCTCAAACTAGCAGAGTAATTGACCCTGAAAATAAGCCTTCCCAGCACAGGAGTGCATCAATGAGGAGGAGTTCAGCCCATTGTTTGATCGTTCAGACCTGCCTGGgtggacttgtgctccagagctCTGTGTGCCAGTTAGTCTCTTCCCACAGAGAATTCCCCTTTCCAAACCAGGGTAGTTTATGCCCTTTTATTCCGTTTGCAGCACCAGGAGGCCATCTATCGTTTACTCAGGGTCTTactaaaacacagaaaacaaaaccctttaATGAGACATCTTCCCCAACAAGATGATGACAGTCCCAACATCATtttggttggacttgatgacctcaGAGGCTTTTTCCAACCcagctgattctgtgattctctcgATGGGTGGTGAGAAGGGACATCAGTGGCCAGAGGTTTTGTGAAGGTACTGAGCAGCCTGGTGGGTGGTGTTGGTCTGCTCCCAAGCTCTGTTTTTGTGGAATAGGACATAAGCCAACAGGAAACTGACTTTCTTTTCAGACTTTCtgaaagaataatatttttctcataAAAGGCAGCAGTTAGGTACCCAGAGGACATGGTCTGCTCTCAGTTACATCAGAGATACAATGCACATTTATCCTTATGTTCAAGACTTTGAATTAATTTATGTCAATTTGTTTCAGATCTACAGCTCAGATTTATCCAGTACCATCTGGGGCCACTTGGATTTCCGACTGCCTCCTCTGTATGCAGCTTTTGTGAATGGAGTGGCTGTAAGGGATGCTCTTTTATTTGCTCTGAAATCATACAAATTGATGCCATTCTTGCTCTATAGAGAACAGAATGTCCCAAAAATTGCAGCTTATTCTGAAGCCTGCTACAAAACTTTTCTAGACTATTCTCCTAATGTGCTTCAACTTCCTTCCAGTGAGTCTGAACTTAAGGTATAATATATGTATGATCCAACTCAACAGCATCCCTTACATTTAATGTGGGACCTGGGGTTGTTGTCCAGTGTCAGAACTCTACAGCTTACAACCTGGTAACCTTGCAGCAAGGCTACAGCCTTGTTAAAGCTGTTTAAAAAGGCACCCTCTAGCTCTAGCTCTTTTCACTGGGATCCGAATTTTGTGCCAACTGGCAAAGTACAGTTACAGAAAAACACAGATGCACATATAGATACATACAGACATAATATCACAAGGCAACTTTATCTTCAGTTATGTAGTTTCCAAAAGCCAGTGATATATTTTGGACATGCACTTTGTCATTAAAGCAATAACTGACTCCCCAAATGTTTGTCTAAATTCAGACTGAGGCGTTTGAAATTGAAAGATGCACAAGAGGTGGGGTAGACAAATTTGGCAATTATGCAAAACTAGGAAAGGTGACCAACCAAGGAAATAGTAATATTAAGCCTATTTAAATTAGTGTGACAACAATATCAGAGGTCCAATTTAACAGCTCATTTCCAATGTAGAGAAAATTACCTTGGAAATGAGAACTGGTACCACTCATTTCCTAGCAGCCCTTATGATATTCAGATCTGGCTGTTAGCATATATATGATCAGTTTATACCTTGGTCACAGGTCAGTTTAAGCACTTACTGAAGATACCAGAAGCACAACTTATAGGGTATTGGCCACAACTTTCCTTATCCTGCACTGCAGGGCATCTTCCCAGATGGCATCAAAGGTTTTCAAAGCAGACACTGCATTTTCTTCTATCTGTTTAGAAACAGTCCTCAAAAATGCATAATCACAGTATTACAGGGCAAAACCTGACTGCTGGGGAGCCTGACCACTTCCCATTTTGCCTTGAAGTTAAGACATAAGTGAACAGATGTGAAAGTTCAGTTTTTGAGGTGTTTTACTATgctatataaaaaaaaaaatgctgtccCTGATGCTCTCAGGTCTTTGGGGGTTCTCAAAACTTTGTAGGAGGAAGAAATGTGCCTGATAAGAAGTACATTACAGACATTGACTGCACTGTTGGGGACCATCTGCTGCCAGATCAGCAGCCATATGCCATGCTAGGAACACCTGAAACCTTCCTGagcagctgggctctgggcatGGGAAAGAGAAGGCACCATTTGGGATACTCTCTTGAGCCAAGCAGCTCGTTCCTCATTCAGACTGTAGCTTTCTCCtactcccagcagctctggagaatCTGGTTTCTTGTGTGACAGGTCTTGTTCCAATGTGCTGAAAATTCAGGCTAAATCTTCCTGTACATTTGCAGGCTTGTGCCTGTTGACAGTGGATGGTTGCAGCAGAGAAATAGCTCTGATGATATAAATTCCATTTAGCAGTATTTAACTGCTAGAGTTTAATGGTGCAAGTCCTAATAGCAGCATTAGTTGCAGCCCTGGTGATGTAATTTCATTGTGTTTATATTTCATTATGTTTtggggaaagagaaaattctCTGTTCACATGGTGGACCTAGAACAGCTGCTTTAATTATAGCAGTCTAATTAAAGTAGCAAAAGCCAACTGCAGAAAAAAGGAATCACTGTCACACCGGTTTCAGGCTGGTACAAGTTGAATTATTGTCCTTTGAAGCAAGATCTCTGCTGCATTGCCACTTCTCATACAGCCATGTTGGGAGTAAAGGTCTTTAAAAGACTTGTTGTGAGTTTGCtggccccaagttgggcaactccctgggggctcccctggcaggggagaccctcctggagcagttctgtgtcaggaacgaGAGACGCATTGGACTTTTtcggtcttcagcttctgtttatggttatcttatcaaaacttcagcgcactgtctgcaccagactctgtgtgcaggaaaaacagcacaaaaatggctaacaatctcttgttacaaggccttttaagtctaatcaaaaactaagctacccaattaagaagtgacacctagattattttcctttctaatccAATAACTGACCTCTAAAGACGTGCAATgcggatttttctacccaattacaagataccacttaaacccaagaagaaagaggaagaagaagaaagaagaaaggaactcaagacaacaccctatatcctccatcttgaacccatttataacatactaaaaatcctaaaacctaaatttctcacccatgtgacatactatgctactctctacaatctctacaatctatttcacacttttgtggtttctagtttacttTGAGGCTtaggaagttttctccatgaatgagggtcaaagtcagtgctccaCTGGGgttcaggacaccccagagcagacagagaaatattcccggtgccctgggtttccacaacTTTTGAAATTTTTGCTTTCTAAGGAAGATCTAGTTCTTTGGTACTTTTTTTATACCAGTTACAGTAGTTTCATTTGACTGAGGCAACCTTGCAAAGTCAGAGTTTATTTCTACACCAATGCTTCTCTTTCCATTAGGTGCACTCAATGGACTTTGATGacacctggcatccagccacACACCCATCTGGGGCTGTGCTCCCCGCAGTGATTGCACTCTCAGAGGCTTttcctcagaagaaaaaaatatcgGGTCTTGATCTGCTCCTAGCTTTCAATGTGGGAATCGAAGTGCAAGGCAGGTTGCTGCACTTCTCCAGAGAAGCCAGGAATATTCCAAGAAGGTACATAGAAATGTTTAAAGTAGAAAATGGAATGGAGGTGGTTTTTAATCAGTGCTAATATGCATAATTAAATGTCAGTTAACATACAGGTGGTACAGTTATTCATATTTCCTGTGCTGTTTGTCTGGAAATTTAGGGAAGGCTCATTTGACTCCTAACCCTTTAgctaatagattttttttaaagcattgatCAATTCACAATGAGGCAAAGATCTCCCTACTTACTTTGaatatttatagatttataatAATGtataaatttaataataatagaCATAACTTTATATTTTACTATAAATTTGCTTTAAACTATGAGCAGCACTAATGTTTCAGTTGCTTTCTGGGAAGGACTTACTACAAGCATTACTATTCCAgttttactttttcctggggaaaagtAACTCTCAGGCCCACACGAGAATGCTGAATGTCTATTTCTTTATGGTCCAATCTATTTCCCATGACAATGAATGAAAAGCTTTTGTAGAGAGTGAATTTGGGTGAGTTTTTGAAATCTGGTAATGAAGATACTTTTGTCTTCTCAGGTTTCACCCACCGGCCGTGGTTGGTACCATGGGGAGTGCAGCAGCTTGTGCTAAACTGCTAGCTCTTGACCAGCTGGAATGTAAAAATGCCTTGGCTATTGCTGCCTCCTATGCAGGTGCCCCACTGGCTAATGCAGCAACCCAAATAAAGCCCCTCCATGTTGGGAATGCTGCCAAGCACGGACTGGAAGCAGCTTGCTTAGCTTTACATGGCCTTCAAGGAAACAAACAGATCTTGGACATGGAGTCAGGGATGGGTGCGTTTTATACAGATTACAACCCACAGACCCTGCCAACCCTGCAGTCCTACCCCTGGCTCTTGGACCAGCAAGATGTGGCCATCAAACGCTTTCCTGCTCATCTTGCAACACACTGGGTGGCTGATGCAGCATCTTCTGTTAGGAGGAAGCTTGTGCAGAGCAGTGAGAACTTGATTCCCCTTGATAAAATTGAGAAAGTCATTCTCAAAGTCCCTGAGGTCAGATACGTGAACAGACCCAGCCCAGCCTCAGAGCATGAAGCACGACACTCCTTCCAGTTTGTTGCATGCTCCGCTTTGCTGGACGGCAGCATATCAGTCCAGTCCTTTGCCAGCGAGAACATTCACCGGCCAGCCTTGCAGGAGCTCCTCTGCAAAACACAGCTGGAGCACCCTCCTGACAACACACCCAGCTTTGACAGCCTTTACTGCGAAGTGAGTGTCACGCTTCAGGATGGCAACACAATCAGCGACTGCTGCACTACTTTCTATGGGCACTGGAGGAAACCTCTGAAAAAGGAAGACTTGGAGAAAAAGTTTCAATCCAATGTGCTTGGCATCCTGCCCACAGAAGCCATGGAAGGCATTATAGAGACCGTGTACAACCTGGAAAAAGTAGAGGACTGTTCTGTATTAAGTAAATTTCTATCAGGACAGTCAGCTATAACAATTCCAGAGAAGCTGCGCTTCCTTTGAGTGTTCGAACCAACAGCTACATGCTCTTCACAAAGCCAATGCGATATTCAGGACAAACTCTTAGTGACAAACTTAGTGACTCAAGCACTTTTAAATAAGACTCCCATAACACAAGAACTATATGCAGTCCAATATTCTGGGGTTTGACTAAATAATTTGGTGTTTATGTGCCCAGCTTAGCCAGGCTGAACAGAAGATCCTCTGGTGGCACAGTTGACTCCAGCTATTTTTGTACCTTTAGAGGCAGAGCACTCACTGCTTGCACACAGCACAAAaatctccctgctcctctgccaaAAATCTGTGTTCTGCTTCTCCTAAATAACTCCACACAGGAAATCCAAATTCTGGAAGAGTATGGAAGTGCTGTGTCCTTGAAAATCATCATGGTTAGAAGTACAGAGAATGAAAACCTTTTCATCATTATTTCTATAGATTTATCTCTACAACCTCCTTGAAGAAGGAACCTGTTAGGTCTGAGTGTTGATATTTGTGCTAAAATAAACAGAGCACATGTAGGGAAAGGGTGGCACTCAGTACTCTGCAGCATGTCAGGTGTCACCGTAGCCATTGCTCTTGCACTGACACAGCAAAGGCCTGGGCCCAGCCTGATCACACGAGTGCTGAGCACGAGGGACAGCTCCACATGCTTCATCATAAAGGCATTATTTCCCAGTTCCATCTGTTGGCTACTCTGGGCTACAGGTCTGTTCCTGTTTTATTCCCACCCCAGTTACATCAGACACTGAGCAGGTGATATCAGTTTAGGTTACTTCAGGCCCAGCAGAGTGTGGGATACACTACACGGGGCAGGAGTGACAGAGACCTGTGAGCACCAGAGCACTTCTTTCAAGAGACAACTCAGTGTCCACAGTGAATCCAGATAATcaattctgggaattttttgCTCCTCCAGGAGTATAAAGCCTTGCCAGACTGAGCTTCTAAAAGAAGCTGCTAACCCTTTGTTCACATTTATAAGATCAAAGCATGCTCTCTAACACCTATAAAATTGTCTTTCTCAAGGCACTAAACAATgtatgccaaaaaaaaaaaccaaaataaatctAATTCATTTTACTAAATAAATCTGAAATTACCTCATTTATTAGCGTAAAACTTGTGTATTTTCCACATGCAATGCATTCATTTGTGCTGCATATAACcacattcttttatttttcccttctgatTAGAAATCAGAATTGAATTCTTCACCTATAACAATGGTAAACAGACTCATTTACAGCTACTTCACTTGTAATTGCAGCTGGGTAACAGCAAATATTAATTACTGATAACCATTAATGATGTTATAAAACCCCATTGCCCATTCAGTCTTTTTTAAGACTGAATACATTTggattcattaaaaaaaaaaaaaaacctaaaacaaaaacaaaggaacTCCCCCCACCACCTACAATATATggtttctattttaaaaaagaaataaataggtTAAATTCAGCAGTAACCATCTAtgtataaaacattaaaaaaacaccccaccACACCAAACAAACCAGGAACTGTGAAGTTTAGCAGttgcattattttattaattcaaTCAAAGGAAGCTAAGTGTTTATGCTTAGCTACACTGATTTCATTGGAGAAGTCTGTACGCTTCTAGTCAGGCAAGCTTCAGGACTTCTTGTACCATTGTTCCAATTCCATCAAAGATTTCATGCAGAGGAGCCTTGCACATGAAAGCACAGGTAGTAACTATTTTATTGGCTTTATCCACGTGGGATTCATTTACATTTTTGCAAATGTGCTTACATCCAAGCTCTGCTATAGCAGATGCCGTTTCAGCATCAGGAaatctgtaaataaaaatactttaattaaCATAAAGCAATGATACAGCCATAAAATTCTGCACACATAACTTGAATGATAGAACTACAATAATATCTACATGACTCTTTAGCTGATGATGACAAGGGAGTCAAAGAGGCTGCTACTATCAGATTTTCCAATCCCCTACAGACACAGCAAGTGATCTAATACCTTTGAAAACAAGGTCTGAAATA carries:
- the ACOD1 gene encoding cis-aconitate decarboxylase isoform X3 produces the protein MWAKTVTGNFAKVIHGLNANQLTDQVIQRSKRMILDTLGVGLLGTSTEVCHKVAQYSKIYSSDLSSTIWGHLDFRLPPLYAAFVNGVAVHSMDFDDTWHPATHPSGAVLPAVIALSEAFPQKKKISGLDLLLAFNVGIEVQGRLLHFSREARNIPRRFHPPAVVGTMGSAAACAKLLALDQLECKNALAIAASYAGAPLANAATQIKPLHVGNAAKHGLEAACLALHGLQGNKQILDMESGMGAFYTDYNPQTLPTLQSYPWLLDQQDVAIKRFPAHLATHWVADAASSVRRKLVQSSENLIPLDKIEKVILKVPEVRYVNRPSPASEHEARHSFQFVACSALLDGSISVQSFASENIHRPALQELLCKTQLEHPPDNTPSFDSLYCEVSVTLQDGNTISDCCTTFYGHWRKPLKKEDLEKKFQSNVLGILPTEAMEGIIETVYNLEKVEDCSVLSKFLSGQSAITIPEKLRFL
- the ACOD1 gene encoding cis-aconitate decarboxylase isoform X2 — protein: MSIVGTVTGNFAKVIHGLNANQLTDQVIQRSKRMILDTLGVGLLGTSTEVCHKVAQYSKIYSSDLSSTIWGHLDFRLPPLYAAFVNGVAVHSMDFDDTWHPATHPSGAVLPAVIALSEAFPQKKKISGLDLLLAFNVGIEVQGRLLHFSREARNIPRRFHPPAVVGTMGSAAACAKLLALDQLECKNALAIAASYAGAPLANAATQIKPLHVGNAAKHGLEAACLALHGLQGNKQILDMESGMGAFYTDYNPQTLPTLQSYPWLLDQQDVAIKRFPAHLATHWVADAASSVRRKLVQSSENLIPLDKIEKVILKVPEVRYVNRPSPASEHEARHSFQFVACSALLDGSISVQSFASENIHRPALQELLCKTQLEHPPDNTPSFDSLYCEVSVTLQDGNTISDCCTTFYGHWRKPLKKEDLEKKFQSNVLGILPTEAMEGIIETVYNLEKVEDCSVLSKFLSGQSAITIPEKLRFL
- the ACOD1 gene encoding cis-aconitate decarboxylase isoform X1 — encoded protein: MKLLQVMHIEFTPVYVARSKREAVFGRDKAESKRESICSESWRNNSVNAHSIFQHLSQAFCSCCQTVTGNFAKVIHGLNANQLTDQVIQRSKRMILDTLGVGLLGTSTEVCHKVAQYSKIYSSDLSSTIWGHLDFRLPPLYAAFVNGVAVHSMDFDDTWHPATHPSGAVLPAVIALSEAFPQKKKISGLDLLLAFNVGIEVQGRLLHFSREARNIPRRFHPPAVVGTMGSAAACAKLLALDQLECKNALAIAASYAGAPLANAATQIKPLHVGNAAKHGLEAACLALHGLQGNKQILDMESGMGAFYTDYNPQTLPTLQSYPWLLDQQDVAIKRFPAHLATHWVADAASSVRRKLVQSSENLIPLDKIEKVILKVPEVRYVNRPSPASEHEARHSFQFVACSALLDGSISVQSFASENIHRPALQELLCKTQLEHPPDNTPSFDSLYCEVSVTLQDGNTISDCCTTFYGHWRKPLKKEDLEKKFQSNVLGILPTEAMEGIIETVYNLEKVEDCSVLSKFLSGQSAITIPEKLRFL
- the ACOD1 gene encoding cis-aconitate decarboxylase isoform X4; protein product: MILDTLGVGLLGTSTEVCHKVAQYSKIYSSDLSSTIWGHLDFRLPPLYAAFVNGVAVHSMDFDDTWHPATHPSGAVLPAVIALSEAFPQKKKISGLDLLLAFNVGIEVQGRLLHFSREARNIPRRFHPPAVVGTMGSAAACAKLLALDQLECKNALAIAASYAGAPLANAATQIKPLHVGNAAKHGLEAACLALHGLQGNKQILDMESGMGAFYTDYNPQTLPTLQSYPWLLDQQDVAIKRFPAHLATHWVADAASSVRRKLVQSSENLIPLDKIEKVILKVPEVRYVNRPSPASEHEARHSFQFVACSALLDGSISVQSFASENIHRPALQELLCKTQLEHPPDNTPSFDSLYCEVSVTLQDGNTISDCCTTFYGHWRKPLKKEDLEKKFQSNVLGILPTEAMEGIIETVYNLEKVEDCSVLSKFLSGQSAITIPEKLRFL